In one Bradyrhizobium cosmicum genomic region, the following are encoded:
- a CDS encoding DUF3606 domain-containing protein, with the protein MPDDRGRRDQTRIDLGQDHQVRYWCEKIGCTRDELVHAVAQKGVMSEDVANYLRRTKR; encoded by the coding sequence ATGCCCGACGATCGCGGCAGACGAGACCAAACCCGTATCGATCTCGGCCAGGACCACCAAGTCAGGTACTGGTGCGAGAAGATCGGTTGCACCCGGGACGAGTTGGTGCACGCGGTTGCCCAAAAGGGCGTCATGTCCGAGGACGTCGCGAACTATCTGAGGCGGACGAAGCGCTGA
- a CDS encoding cold-shock protein, translated as MGSSDGFESKKLGVPGQGASPGRLTPGEHGGAGRDGVLSPFSGLGEASANLVEVHGVIKWFDASKGYGFIVPDNGWPDVLLHVTVLRRDGFQTAYEGARIVVECIQRAKGYQAFRVVSMDESTAIHPAQMLPPRTHVTVTATSGLERAQVKWFNRLRGFGFLTCGEGTPDIFVHMETLRRFGMTELRPGQYVLVRFGPGSKGMMAAEIHPETGSPGLSSH; from the coding sequence ATGGGGTCGTCGGACGGATTTGAGTCCAAGAAGCTCGGGGTTCCCGGGCAGGGCGCATCGCCGGGGCGGTTGACGCCCGGCGAACACGGCGGCGCCGGTCGCGATGGTGTGCTCAGTCCCTTCAGTGGACTTGGCGAGGCCAGCGCCAATCTCGTCGAGGTCCATGGCGTCATCAAATGGTTCGACGCCTCCAAGGGCTACGGCTTCATCGTTCCCGACAACGGCTGGCCCGACGTGCTCCTGCACGTCACCGTGCTTAGGCGCGACGGTTTCCAGACCGCATATGAGGGCGCCCGCATCGTCGTCGAGTGCATCCAGCGCGCCAAGGGCTACCAGGCGTTCCGCGTGGTCTCGATGGACGAGTCGACCGCGATCCATCCGGCGCAGATGCTGCCGCCGCGCACCCATGTCACGGTGACCGCGACCAGCGGGCTCGAGCGGGCCCAGGTCAAATGGTTCAACCGGCTGCGTGGCTTCGGCTTCCTGACCTGCGGCGAGGGAACGCCCGACATCTTCGTGCACATGGAGACGCTGCGCCGCTTCGGCATGACGGAATTGAGGCCCGGTCAATATGTGCTGGTCCGCTTCGGGCCCGGCTCCAAGGGCATGATGGCGGCCGAGATCCATCCCGAGACCGGATCGCCGGGACTTTCGTCCCACTAG
- a CDS encoding HU family DNA-binding protein has translation MAKMTKTQLIDAIAEGTQLSKNDVKSVIEYMATVGYKELNESGEFVIPGFVKMSVVNKPATEARMGVNPFTKEPMQFAAKPASKSVKASPLKVAKDSV, from the coding sequence ATGGCGAAGATGACCAAGACTCAATTGATCGATGCAATTGCCGAGGGCACGCAGTTGTCGAAGAACGACGTGAAGTCGGTCATCGAGTACATGGCGACGGTCGGATACAAGGAGCTCAACGAGTCCGGCGAGTTCGTCATTCCCGGTTTCGTGAAGATGTCGGTCGTGAACAAGCCGGCGACCGAAGCCCGCATGGGCGTCAATCCCTTCACCAAGGAGCCGATGCAGTTCGCGGCCAAGCCGGCGAGCAAGTCGGTCAAGGCCTCGCCGCTGAAGGTTGCCAAGGATTCCGTCTGA
- a CDS encoding SIR2 family NAD-dependent protein deacylase: MIASDLRSGVERLGDMIAEAKTIVPFTGAGISTECGIPDFRSPGGIWTRYRPIEFGEFVASQEARDESWRRRFAMEEVFAAARPGRGHRALASLYRAGKIPAVITQNIDNLHQASGFAAEHVIELHGNTTYAKCIGCGQSYPLDWVKQRFDQDGAAPNCTTCDEPVKTATISFGQMMPEDEMQRATLLSQACDLFIAIGSSLVVWPAAGFPMMAKNNGARLVIINREPTDQDDIADIVIRHDIGEALGPFVGN; encoded by the coding sequence ATGATTGCATCGGATCTTCGCAGCGGCGTCGAACGGCTCGGCGACATGATCGCCGAAGCCAAGACTATCGTGCCGTTCACCGGCGCCGGCATCTCGACCGAATGCGGCATTCCCGACTTCCGCTCGCCGGGCGGAATTTGGACGCGCTACCGTCCGATCGAGTTCGGCGAGTTCGTCGCCAGCCAGGAGGCGCGCGACGAATCCTGGCGCCGCCGCTTTGCGATGGAGGAGGTCTTCGCGGCGGCGAGGCCTGGCCGCGGCCATCGGGCGCTGGCCTCGCTGTACCGCGCCGGCAAGATTCCGGCGGTCATCACCCAGAACATCGACAATCTGCACCAGGCCTCCGGCTTCGCCGCCGAGCATGTGATTGAACTTCATGGAAATACAACTTACGCGAAATGCATCGGATGTGGGCAGTCCTATCCGCTCGACTGGGTGAAGCAGCGGTTCGACCAGGACGGCGCCGCGCCGAACTGCACGACGTGCGACGAGCCGGTGAAGACGGCGACGATCTCGTTCGGCCAGATGATGCCGGAGGATGAAATGCAGCGCGCGACACTGCTGTCGCAGGCCTGCGATCTCTTCATCGCGATCGGTTCCTCGCTCGTCGTATGGCCGGCGGCAGGGTTTCCGATGATGGCGAAGAACAACGGTGCACGTTTGGTGATCATCAATCGCGAACCGACCGATCAGGACGACATCGCCGATATCGTCATCCGCCACGACATCGGCGAAGCCCTCGGGCCCTTTGTCGGCAATTGA